One Synergistaceae bacterium DNA window includes the following coding sequences:
- a CDS encoding threonine ammonia-lyase: protein MLTLDKVYTAAYILRECARKTDLIAAPNLSENHSLYLKTENLQVTGSFKLRGAYYKISQLTDEEKARGIVACSAGNHAQGVAMSASRRGITATICMPDSAPVMKVDSTRRLGANVELVKGVYDDAHDRALEIVSETGATFIHPYDDDYVIAGQATIGLEILDQLEDVEAIIVPIGGGGLISGIAFAVKSLKPSVKVYGVQAAGAASMYNSFKAGQRQTLDSVSTFADGIAVKNPGETTYDIISKYVDDIVCVSEDEIAAAILALIEKQKLIAEGAGAVPVAAAMFHKLPIEGKKTVCVVSGGNIDVNILSRVITRGLMMTGRNVNLTIELVDKPGQLQQVSEIIASCGANVVSVYYDHGDTNMAINSCFLKLALETLNAGQIELIRQKLTEAGFRIVTERV from the coding sequence ATGCTGACCCTCGATAAAGTTTACACCGCCGCCTACATTCTCAGAGAGTGCGCGAGAAAGACGGATCTCATTGCTGCCCCGAACCTCAGCGAGAACCACAGCCTTTACCTGAAGACTGAGAACCTGCAGGTTACCGGGAGCTTCAAGCTCAGAGGAGCATACTACAAGATCTCACAGCTCACCGACGAGGAGAAGGCGCGCGGAATAGTCGCATGTTCGGCGGGCAACCACGCGCAGGGTGTCGCAATGTCAGCATCGCGCAGGGGCATTACCGCCACAATCTGTATGCCGGACTCCGCGCCAGTAATGAAGGTAGACAGCACACGCAGGCTCGGTGCTAACGTCGAGCTCGTGAAAGGCGTTTACGATGACGCTCATGACCGCGCTCTGGAGATAGTTTCGGAGACGGGAGCAACGTTCATTCACCCGTATGATGATGATTATGTGATTGCCGGGCAGGCAACGATAGGCCTCGAGATTCTTGACCAGCTCGAGGACGTTGAAGCGATAATCGTTCCCATCGGCGGAGGCGGGCTGATTTCGGGGATAGCTTTTGCCGTAAAAAGCCTCAAGCCGTCGGTAAAAGTCTACGGTGTTCAGGCAGCAGGTGCCGCGTCAATGTACAACTCCTTCAAGGCCGGACAGCGTCAGACCCTCGATAGCGTCTCGACGTTCGCCGACGGAATTGCCGTGAAGAATCCCGGCGAGACAACGTACGACATCATCAGCAAGTACGTCGACGACATTGTGTGCGTGAGCGAGGACGAGATTGCCGCCGCAATTCTGGCACTCATCGAGAAGCAGAAGCTCATAGCTGAGGGTGCAGGTGCTGTGCCTGTGGCCGCCGCAATGTTCCACAAGCTCCCCATTGAGGGCAAGAAGACAGTGTGCGTCGTCTCGGGCGGAAACATCGACGTGAACATCTTGTCGCGCGTCATAACCAGAGGCCTGATGATGACCGGCCGGAACGTCAACCTGACCATAGAGCTCGTCGACAAGCCGGGACAGCTTCAGCAGGTCAGCGAGATAATCGCTTCGTGCGGGGCAAACGTCGTGTCGGTCTACTACGATCACGGAGATACCAACATGGCAATCAATTCGTGCTTCCTGAAACTTGCGCTCGAGACACTGAACGCAGGACAAATTGAGCTGATAAGGCAGAAGCTGACCGAAGCAGGCTTCAGAATCGTAACGGAAAGGGTGTAG
- a CDS encoding M23 family metallopeptidase, giving the protein MRKIFSALIMLLVFAVSAGAAAKWETLSFTDDVTAGLETLKQYCITHDVALNDVLWANQTDEASLKAGMTIHLPKNQADMLAIWQHSGAWKPTALVPVTSEAAAKRAISDGKTTKPASASAVPQTVAAAAPKPQPAPTPAPAPVAAAPKAKTPAKKTAQPSPAKVIAQTAKPDKILTAKKKTPQQEIPGLMDPIIVLSPNGDPSHGPMRLVISGDKVEVVQLPQSAAPKKPTVADASAPFTSSYTYISYYNASKPGGTGLLPAITSLNGKMMWPVDGKISSPFGKWRGKHKHEGIDIPMPGGTPIRAAKNGVVIRTGNNSTIGFRGYGNFVMLDHGGDVRTFYAHCSRVAVFEGQRVMQGQVIAYVGNTGRSTANHLHFEVRINNTKVNPIPYLAGNTHFASK; this is encoded by the coding sequence GTGAGGAAGATATTTTCGGCATTGATTATGTTGCTGGTGTTTGCGGTGTCAGCTGGTGCGGCCGCCAAATGGGAGACGCTGAGCTTTACCGACGACGTAACAGCAGGGCTCGAGACGCTGAAGCAGTACTGCATCACGCACGACGTTGCGCTGAACGACGTTCTGTGGGCAAACCAGACCGACGAAGCCAGCCTTAAGGCCGGGATGACGATACACCTCCCGAAGAATCAGGCGGACATGCTCGCGATATGGCAGCATTCCGGCGCGTGGAAGCCTACGGCACTTGTTCCCGTAACCAGCGAAGCCGCCGCCAAACGTGCAATCAGCGACGGCAAGACCACGAAGCCCGCCTCAGCAAGCGCAGTCCCGCAGACAGTTGCTGCCGCCGCTCCGAAGCCTCAGCCTGCACCAACACCCGCACCTGCACCAGTCGCCGCCGCACCGAAGGCCAAGACCCCCGCGAAGAAGACAGCACAGCCTTCACCGGCAAAAGTCATCGCGCAGACAGCGAAGCCCGACAAGATTCTCACGGCCAAGAAGAAAACTCCCCAGCAGGAGATTCCCGGCCTGATGGATCCGATTATCGTTCTCTCGCCGAACGGAGACCCCTCGCACGGTCCGATGAGGCTCGTAATTTCCGGCGACAAGGTTGAAGTCGTACAGCTCCCGCAGAGTGCCGCGCCCAAGAAGCCCACTGTAGCGGATGCAAGTGCTCCCTTCACGTCGAGCTACACCTACATCTCCTACTACAACGCCTCGAAGCCGGGCGGCACGGGACTTCTTCCCGCCATCACCAGCCTCAACGGAAAAATGATGTGGCCTGTCGACGGCAAAATCTCTTCACCGTTCGGGAAGTGGCGCGGAAAGCACAAGCACGAAGGCATAGACATTCCGATGCCCGGCGGTACTCCCATCAGAGCCGCGAAGAACGGCGTAGTCATCCGCACCGGCAACAACTCGACGATAGGCTTCAGGGGCTACGGCAATTTCGTGATGCTGGATCACGGCGGAGATGTCAGGACGTTCTACGCACACTGCTCACGAGTTGCGGTCTTTGAGGGACAGAGAGTCATGCAGGGGCAGGTCATCGCGTACGTCGGCAACACAGGGCGTTCGACGGCGAATCACCTGCATTTCGAGGTCAGGATCAACAACACGAAGGTGAATCCGATCCCTTACTTGGCCGGAAACACACATTTTGCATCAAAGTAG